The following are encoded together in the Lepidochelys kempii isolate rLepKem1 chromosome 7, rLepKem1.hap2, whole genome shotgun sequence genome:
- the LOC140914797 gene encoding uncharacterized protein, producing the protein MTMARARTRYTAAPPLHQQGRNVSRRCRPPLWSPLPLSQAAILTTAKCAPLPPALRRHLPQLLSHPHLPNSYPPPQGMPQAPTPISPGTSQPPSTPAQRLLRRATGLPQPLPRSTPPLKMAAAPELGPAKSRRRTSPTERVLAAFSALNTPARPPARGRRCPSAPRARTAAATSSGHTGRAGLRRARALLPVLTGRSSHSPRCAATVGSMVGVGRAKKPPPPLFSPAGALLARQTTQRRQKQAGRMASRAHKYRDSHAAHRTPALLTSKVLGNAHAHPFTGWLPTSRAAISRSGDLCPGGGEPAYAQWLS; encoded by the exons ATGACAATGGCGAGAGCCCGCACGCGTTACACCGCGGCCCCGCCTCTTCATCAGCAAGGCCGAAACGTCTCTCGCCGTTGCCGCCCGCCTTTGTGGTCGCCGCTGCCGCTCAGCCAGGCCGCAATACTAACTACCGCCAAGTGCGCGCCTCTCCCGCCCGCTCTCAGGCGCCATTTACCGCAGCTCCTTAGCCACCCCCACCTCCCGAACTCCTATCCCCCCCCACAGGGGATGCCTCAGGCGCCTACTCCCATCTCCCCAGGGACCTCGCAGCCTCCATCCACACCCGCTCAAAGGCTGCTCCGCCGTGCAACCGGGCTCCCGCAGCCACTGCCGCGTTCAACGCCACCACTCAAAATGGCGGCCGCGCCCGAGCTAGGCCCCGCGAAGAGTCGCCGCCGCACCTCCCCTACCGAGAGGGTTCTCGCGGCCTTCAGCGCCCTCAAcacccctgcccgcccccctgCTCGGGGGCGGAGATGTCCGTCCGCCCCCAGGGCCCGAACTGCGGCAGCCACCTCCTCCGGGCACACCGGGCGGGCTGGGCTGCGGCGAGCTCGGGCCCTTCTCCCCGTACTCACCGGGAGATCCTCACACTCTCCTCGATGTGCAGCGACGGTAGGCTCTATGGTGGGGGTCGGGAGGGCGAAGAAACCTCCGCCTCCTCTCTTCTCACCGGCGGGCGCGTTGCTTGCTCGGCAAACTACGCAGCGAAGGCAGAAACAAGCAGGTAGGATGGCGTCGCGGGCACACAAGTATCGCGATAGCCACGCTGCGCACAGAACCCCAGCTCTGCTTACGTCCAAGGTACTGGGAAATGCGCATGCGCAC CCGTTCACGGGCTGGCTCCCCACCTCGCGGGCCGCGATCTCTCGTTCAGGTGACCTCTGCCCGGGGGGAGGCGAGCCCGCCTATGCGCAGTGGTTATCGTAG